A DNA window from Bombus vancouverensis nearcticus chromosome 6, iyBomVanc1_principal, whole genome shotgun sequence contains the following coding sequences:
- the LOC117155629 gene encoding mucosa-associated lymphoid tissue lymphoma translocation protein 1 isoform X4 has product MTHFDKDTYIECLPVTVYNEIVNALNKDAAWITLANHVAEELQYPCTLWIQSLNEIKHPNDSPGQKLLSELSIKMCTIEILHTLLSDCKLYNILSIISDPEPLSIIMHPTEEFQTSILKVSFGHRLRLCCKAVGMPLPNYIWYHNNNELQHCTSDVLDFIIVSASQAGEYRCKVFQIKNDGTLISTLTSKAITVQIFSTPVVIEEQPQPLLEVKEGENFTIHCKANSYSKPRYQWFHDNTKLEGETSNILHVKQFSLKNEGKYYCYIYNDISEIYTQRTRVMMDLPKFKAVAKIALVIANEEYENHECLLTSKNDAACIGNLLKEIGFEVICLLNLTITQMKNAIKIFSKALVEGVYGLFYFAGHGFKMQESYMLATDAPEAYLRKDAICESELLSAFLENDPELLIVILDMCQTLPSKEFNPEIYHEVPTVNVYKSKKNLRNLIQAYSTSSHRPSYEKLNCKYGLYMEHLSEYINKDITVTKLFEEVGKSIDSCFKGKERNQIPMFAVSVTKPFRLTDATYKNKRPDIINYLSKLISYSAQTINVLFKQARMCSRVKISLFMEPYLNIRNNLFQDQHEKECWIHNPQINEGPLVISVSKDGIPIGATVLHIKDYIPPLLKLVNI; this is encoded by the exons atgactCATTTTGATAAAGACACGTATATTGAATGTTTACCAGTAACTGTATATAATGAGATAGTTAATGCATTGAATAAAGACGCAGCTTGGATAACATTAGCAAATCATGTAGCTGAAGAGCTTCAATATCCATG TACTCTGTGGATACAATCTTTAAACGAGATCAAACATCCAAACGATTCTCCTGGACAAAAGCTGCTTTCTGAATTAAGTATTAAAATGTGTACTATAGAGATTTTACATACTTTATTAAGCGACTGCAAGCTTTATAACATTCTTTCAATTATATCTGATCCAG AACCTTTGAGCATTATTATGCATCCAACAGAGGAATTTCAAACTAGCATTTTGAAAGTATCATTTGGACATCGTCTTCGTCTATGCTGTAAAGCTGTTGGGATGCCATTACCAAATTACATATGGTAccataataataatgaattgcAGCACTGTACTTCTGATGTgcttgattttattatagttag TGCTTCTCAAGCAGGAGAATATAGATGTAAggtatttcaaattaaaaatgaTGGAACTCTCATATCAACTTTGACTTCAAAGGCTATAACTGTACAAATTTTTTCTACACCTGTTGTGATAGAAGAACAACCACAGCCACTTTTAGAAGTTAAAGAAGGTGAAAATTTTACAATTCATTGTAAAGCCAATAGTTATTCCAAACCACGTTACCAATGGTTCCATGACAATACTAAACTAGAAGGAGAAACATCTAACATTTTGCAT GTAAAACAATTTAGTTTGAAGAATGAaggaaaatattattgttatatttataacgatatcAGTGAAATTTATACGCAAAGAACTCGTGTAATG ATGGATCTTCCAAAATTTAAAGCAGTTGCAAAAATAGCTTTGGTCATTGCGAATGAAGAGTATGAGAACCATGAATGTCTTTTAACATCTAAAAATGATGCTGCGTGCATTGGTAATCTTCTTAAAGAAATAGGATTTGAAGTAATTTGTCTCCTCAATTTGACAATTACTCAAATGaaaaatgcaataaaaatatttagcaAAGCTTTAGTTGAAGGAGTGTATG GCTTATTCTATTTTGCTGGACATGGTTTTAAAATGCAAGAAAGTTATATGCTTGCAACAGATGCTCCAGAAGCATATTTAAGAAAAGATGCAATATGTGAAAGTGAACTATTGTCTGCATTCCTTGAGAATGATCCTGAActattaattgttattttagATATGTGTCAAACTTTACCTTCAAA AGAATTTAATCCTGAGATATACCATGAGGTACCAACAGTGAATGTGTATAAAAGCAAGAAGAATCTTAGAAATTTAATTCAAGCATACTCTACATCTAGTCATCGACCGAgttatgagaaattaaattgtaaatatgGTTTATATATGGAACATCTCagcgaatatattaataaagatataactgttacaaaattatttgaagAAGTAGGAAAAT CAATTGATAGCTGTTTTAAAGGGAAAGAACGGAATCAAATTCCAATGTTTGCTGTCTCTGTTACAAAACCATTTCGTCTTACTGATGCTACTTATAAAA acAAACGTCCAgatatcattaattatttaagtaaACTTATATCATATTCAGCTCAGACAATAAATGTACTGTTTAAACAAGCAAGGATGTGCAGTAGAGTTAAAATTTCTCTATTTATGGAACCATATTTAAATATA cgaaataatttatttcaagatCAACACGAGAAAGAGTGTTGGATTCATAATCCCCAAATCAATGAG
- the LOC117155629 gene encoding mucosa-associated lymphoid tissue lymphoma translocation protein 1 isoform X7 has protein sequence MLLEPLSIIMHPTEEFQTSILKVSFGHRLRLCCKAVGMPLPNYIWYHNNNELQHCTSDVLDFIIVSASQAGEYRCKVFQIKNDGTLISTLTSKAITVQIFSTPVVIEEQPQPLLEVKEGENFTIHCKANSYSKPRYQWFHDNTKLEGETSNILHVKQFSLKNEGKYYCYIYNDISEIYTQRTRVMMDLPKFKAVAKIALVIANEEYENHECLLTSKNDAACIGNLLKEIGFEVICLLNLTITQMKNAIKIFSKALVEGVYGLFYFAGHGFKMQESYMLATDAPEAYLRKDAICESELLSAFLENDPELLIVILDMCQTLPSKEFNPEIYHEVPTVNVYKSKKNLRNLIQAYSTSSHRPSYEKLNCKYGLYMEHLSEYINKDITVTKLFEEVGKSIDSCFKGKERNQIPMFAVSVTKPFRLTDATYKNKRPDIINYLSKLISYSAQTINVLFKQARMCSRVKISLFMEPYLNIVRIKVLDLPNVEINFFNSIPAKRNNLFQDQHEKECWIHNPQINEIFIAGSIGDFCVKRWYPYWCYSIAYKRLHTPSTETCKYLRKET, from the exons ATGCTCTTAGAACCTTTGAGCATTATTATGCATCCAACAGAGGAATTTCAAACTAGCATTTTGAAAGTATCATTTGGACATCGTCTTCGTCTATGCTGTAAAGCTGTTGGGATGCCATTACCAAATTACATATGGTAccataataataatgaattgcAGCACTGTACTTCTGATGTgcttgattttattatagttag TGCTTCTCAAGCAGGAGAATATAGATGTAAggtatttcaaattaaaaatgaTGGAACTCTCATATCAACTTTGACTTCAAAGGCTATAACTGTACAAATTTTTTCTACACCTGTTGTGATAGAAGAACAACCACAGCCACTTTTAGAAGTTAAAGAAGGTGAAAATTTTACAATTCATTGTAAAGCCAATAGTTATTCCAAACCACGTTACCAATGGTTCCATGACAATACTAAACTAGAAGGAGAAACATCTAACATTTTGCAT GTAAAACAATTTAGTTTGAAGAATGAaggaaaatattattgttatatttataacgatatcAGTGAAATTTATACGCAAAGAACTCGTGTAATG ATGGATCTTCCAAAATTTAAAGCAGTTGCAAAAATAGCTTTGGTCATTGCGAATGAAGAGTATGAGAACCATGAATGTCTTTTAACATCTAAAAATGATGCTGCGTGCATTGGTAATCTTCTTAAAGAAATAGGATTTGAAGTAATTTGTCTCCTCAATTTGACAATTACTCAAATGaaaaatgcaataaaaatatttagcaAAGCTTTAGTTGAAGGAGTGTATG GCTTATTCTATTTTGCTGGACATGGTTTTAAAATGCAAGAAAGTTATATGCTTGCAACAGATGCTCCAGAAGCATATTTAAGAAAAGATGCAATATGTGAAAGTGAACTATTGTCTGCATTCCTTGAGAATGATCCTGAActattaattgttattttagATATGTGTCAAACTTTACCTTCAAA AGAATTTAATCCTGAGATATACCATGAGGTACCAACAGTGAATGTGTATAAAAGCAAGAAGAATCTTAGAAATTTAATTCAAGCATACTCTACATCTAGTCATCGACCGAgttatgagaaattaaattgtaaatatgGTTTATATATGGAACATCTCagcgaatatattaataaagatataactgttacaaaattatttgaagAAGTAGGAAAAT CAATTGATAGCTGTTTTAAAGGGAAAGAACGGAATCAAATTCCAATGTTTGCTGTCTCTGTTACAAAACCATTTCGTCTTACTGATGCTACTTATAAAA acAAACGTCCAgatatcattaattatttaagtaaACTTATATCATATTCAGCTCAGACAATAAATGTACTGTTTAAACAAGCAAGGATGTGCAGTAGAGTTAAAATTTCTCTATTTATGGAACCATATTTAAATATAGTAAGAATCAAAGTACTTGATTTACCAAATGTAGAAATTAACTTTTTTAATTCTATTCCTGCAAagcgaaataatttatttcaagatCAACACGAGAAAGAGTGTTGGATTCATAATCCCCAAATCAATGAG
- the LOC117155629 gene encoding mucosa-associated lymphoid tissue lymphoma translocation protein 1 isoform X9, whose amino-acid sequence MNCSTVLLMCLILLYASQAGEYRCKVFQIKNDGTLISTLTSKAITVQIFSTPVVIEEQPQPLLEVKEGENFTIHCKANSYSKPRYQWFHDNTKLEGETSNILHVKQFSLKNEGKYYCYIYNDISEIYTQRTRVMMDLPKFKAVAKIALVIANEEYENHECLLTSKNDAACIGNLLKEIGFEVICLLNLTITQMKNAIKIFSKALVEGVYGLFYFAGHGFKMQESYMLATDAPEAYLRKDAICESELLSAFLENDPELLIVILDMCQTLPSKEFNPEIYHEVPTVNVYKSKKNLRNLIQAYSTSSHRPSYEKLNCKYGLYMEHLSEYINKDITVTKLFEEVGKSIDSCFKGKERNQIPMFAVSVTKPFRLTDATYKNKRPDIINYLSKLISYSAQTINVLFKQARMCSRVKISLFMEPYLNIVRIKVLDLPNVEINFFNSIPAKRNNLFQDQHEKECWIHNPQINEIFIAGSIGDFCVKRWYPYWCYSIAYKRLHTPSTETCKYLRKET is encoded by the exons atgaattgcAGCACTGTACTTCTGATGTgcttgattttattata TGCTTCTCAAGCAGGAGAATATAGATGTAAggtatttcaaattaaaaatgaTGGAACTCTCATATCAACTTTGACTTCAAAGGCTATAACTGTACAAATTTTTTCTACACCTGTTGTGATAGAAGAACAACCACAGCCACTTTTAGAAGTTAAAGAAGGTGAAAATTTTACAATTCATTGTAAAGCCAATAGTTATTCCAAACCACGTTACCAATGGTTCCATGACAATACTAAACTAGAAGGAGAAACATCTAACATTTTGCAT GTAAAACAATTTAGTTTGAAGAATGAaggaaaatattattgttatatttataacgatatcAGTGAAATTTATACGCAAAGAACTCGTGTAATG ATGGATCTTCCAAAATTTAAAGCAGTTGCAAAAATAGCTTTGGTCATTGCGAATGAAGAGTATGAGAACCATGAATGTCTTTTAACATCTAAAAATGATGCTGCGTGCATTGGTAATCTTCTTAAAGAAATAGGATTTGAAGTAATTTGTCTCCTCAATTTGACAATTACTCAAATGaaaaatgcaataaaaatatttagcaAAGCTTTAGTTGAAGGAGTGTATG GCTTATTCTATTTTGCTGGACATGGTTTTAAAATGCAAGAAAGTTATATGCTTGCAACAGATGCTCCAGAAGCATATTTAAGAAAAGATGCAATATGTGAAAGTGAACTATTGTCTGCATTCCTTGAGAATGATCCTGAActattaattgttattttagATATGTGTCAAACTTTACCTTCAAA AGAATTTAATCCTGAGATATACCATGAGGTACCAACAGTGAATGTGTATAAAAGCAAGAAGAATCTTAGAAATTTAATTCAAGCATACTCTACATCTAGTCATCGACCGAgttatgagaaattaaattgtaaatatgGTTTATATATGGAACATCTCagcgaatatattaataaagatataactgttacaaaattatttgaagAAGTAGGAAAAT CAATTGATAGCTGTTTTAAAGGGAAAGAACGGAATCAAATTCCAATGTTTGCTGTCTCTGTTACAAAACCATTTCGTCTTACTGATGCTACTTATAAAA acAAACGTCCAgatatcattaattatttaagtaaACTTATATCATATTCAGCTCAGACAATAAATGTACTGTTTAAACAAGCAAGGATGTGCAGTAGAGTTAAAATTTCTCTATTTATGGAACCATATTTAAATATAGTAAGAATCAAAGTACTTGATTTACCAAATGTAGAAATTAACTTTTTTAATTCTATTCCTGCAAagcgaaataatttatttcaagatCAACACGAGAAAGAGTGTTGGATTCATAATCCCCAAATCAATGAG